The segment tcattatattaaataatcctaACTGCTCAGAGGACCACATCATTCAGGCTatgtattacttttattaaatgtataattataataattgtacaaCGTGATGTCAGCTTTATGTCCAAATCataagttttctttttcatttctcCGTAATAATTTTCGAAACTGTTAGTATGTTGCTCTCAATTAAGTCGTATAGAGAAAGTTCCTACGAGGCtggttcataattattttctgtgtATGGAACAAAATGAACAACATTTCGAGAATAAGTCTTAAGTATTTCCTTTAGTTTCGGGAAATTTCGCAACATTtcatagtaattattaaattcttaccaaatgttactttaattttttaaaaaaaaatgtatgaagaaACAGGAATGTGTTCAAgggaagtaaaaataattcctcAGATACGCTCGGAGGTTGACGCTTCTTGCAAAGATTTCTCTCAGTTCACTtccttttaataaactaacaaAGTACAGACAAAggggatataaaaatatagaacccACATTAAGAGAAAATACAAACGTACCCAATTTAAAGTcctacaaaatttaatttcgttagAATAATGCATTACACAGAGGCAACAAAAAACATCAGCCTTAATTGAAATAGTTTGAAGTTTACTATTTATTGCTGTCCCTGTTTTTGTCTGTGTATTTATCCCGagcttagaaaaatatttaccctGTCGTCTGTGAAATATGTTGTTTGTGTATGTAACAAACAGAATTGGGTTGTTTTGCGAGTAAAGGGGGTCACAGGTCACATAAATTggaagaaaattttctttttgacaCAGGAATGCAATgtggtaataaataattgtaattttttttacaattatccCGGTTTTgaggtgatttttttaatattttgttacgttTTTAGGTTTGGCTGAAAAAGGAATATAATCACAGAAGTTTAATGTGAATTGAAAtgatttgatttgaataaaatgtgaataaaaacttaagaaaAAAGATCTCGTTAAGCATTAGCTTCCGGTGAAGTTGTGTTTAAGTAATGAATATGCAGTCAGTGTAATTTATGAACACAATAATTAACTgaactgtttttaaaaactattatttatatgttcaaaatagtatttcaaaattaatgtattaaatttactacattcacaaaatgagatctaagactttcgcgagttttatttatttaaatgaaactaataatttcggatatactacgcgcaTTTTATCTcgtttgctgaaaagtaaccgaaacgtcgggattatgtagtttaaaataataaaatccgcgtagtaaatccgaaaaatactactttcatttgaattattacatTCACTTATTTATAAGAAGAAAAGAAGTCATTAGTAGCTTCACAATTAAAGTATGACACAGTAATTTATACCATTTCAGacatataagttaatttatgaTGCAATCATCAGTCTGCCCGTTACCACGCTTGCTGCGAAATAACCAAAACGTCGGAAACGTGtagtctaaaataaaaaaaaacgcccagtaatacgaaaatattggttttatttaaatgcaaacTCGCCAAAGTCTTAGGCATCATAAGGTAATGTATGGTTAAGTTTCAAACAAACTATTAGTTTAGTCAAGAGTTAAGCAATATAACATCCGTCTTTTAATGATTCAGCATCAAGCATTTTCACCTGTTTATAGAATATTCTCTGTATGTAGCTCTTTTAGAGTTTTTTTTGATTCCAAACAAAACTAGGATGAAATCAGCTTcaggtttttttaaaaatgtaaaccaatgttgaaaaataagaaGAGAAatattacctacaattttaaCATCCACTgtgtatatagatatataacttttatataaaagtatataaattccTACCTACCTCATTGACATATAAGTTCTGACCCTTCTCAGAGTCACGCCATATCTTatgagtaattaattattacagacAAATTAATGAACGGATAACGTAATATCGTCTTTATGGGAGAAGCCTTAAGGtccgttttaatatttctaagctACCCTCCTTCTCTGTGAGTCCGCAGCTCTCATTTAAGTGCACAAAAGGAAAGTTTCTTTGAGGTTGATTCATAATTATTCCTTTACACCGCAGCTATAACGCTATAATAGCTCTTGATGCAATATTCTTGTTGTTTGATGTCACTGTATGTGTTTCTACTGCCTTTTTTATGGgaatttgtttacattttttaaggGTATTAACTGGTTagcaaataaatcaatatatttatgtttcaagTCATTGTATTCACAAGAAGTTTGTTCttcaaaagtttaaaatatgtagttcCACTATCATAGTGaaggattaaaaaaacaaacaaaaatataagaaataaatcatataaaaaaagctttaaaacGCGTCTTTCCTTTGAAAGATCTAATTTtggaaaattttcattcattttacaGAAATTACAGTTACTTACAGGAttcgttgttttttttgtaaatataaataattaagagttTACTATGAATAGAATAGAGAATTATACGATCTGAGTAATTCgcttagaataaaataaaaatattttattcttcgaCGGACAACGGTGTTAAACAGTCACCGTCTACTTAACTGGATCTAAAGAAAATAGTTAAAACGTTAATTTGTCTTTACACTGAGACCATAAGACCATTATCATTTAAGAGCAGAAAGTCTCAATACGTATTATCTAATTTcgtatatcatttatataattaccttTTTTATACATCGAGTTggataaatcatattattcaGGAGACTGAGCTTTACGGTCATAAACTACATCACTAACAGACGAAACGAAAGCTTTGTAAAGtggaaaaatgaaaaaatatcattgtgCCAAAACTGTCAAACTTAAACATATACTATtatcaattgattttttttttcattttattgtcattCAAAATCCCGAAGATATATGTCAACATCACAGTGTAACCATCTCTGTGCAAAGTGCTATCGAAATTTACATTGACAGGTACAATAGCAAAGAAACGCTCTAATGTGACTTATTGTGCCTAAATAGAAATCAGAACGGATGTCAAAGTAAAACAACAtagctttaataaattattgcctctacaaaaataactatttttgcATTACgcaaacaaaacatttgtaaGACCAACAAATTACACGACTCAATGCTATTTGCCCGAGTGTCGGATTAAGACCTTAAAATGCGAATCAataccacaaaaaaaaattattgcgcTCTCTTGCCTCCGCTAGAGTATTGACGTAACAGTAAACCTCACATAAGTATAATGGAGGTGTCCAAACAAGcaggtttaatttaaaaaaaccttacaTATTAAGTTGAAAGACAGTGTTAGatctgtaaatttatttttttgttaagaaaatattaattatgataaaataagtcatttatttttaaatagcagAAGCAAGCTCAATTATTACCTTCCTTACACAATGAGCGTTTTAAATTGGCTAAAAAAGTCTGTGTTTGAGTTtaaagtactttaaaatacttcaaCATCCTCTTTAACTATATTAAGTTGGGAACTTATCTCGTTAACTTGACGGTACTCTCATAAAAGTCGTCAATAGTTCTTTATTAAACCCAGCTTGAAATGAAACACtcttaatataatgatataattaattactcgtgcttacttttttaattatgaatttaaaggtattttaatgtgtcatattaaattaaaaagtatttgagTTGACACTtactgcattttttttatagcttttGACATCAGAGCTACAAAAAGTAAcgaattaatgataaaatatgttatgactTAAAAGAGTctgaaaatatgattatttaaaatctgtgAAAATGACCACGATGCACGTACTGTCTTGCAACTGAATACATCTAGGTGATGTGGGTCAAATCCGACCCTACGGGGAGTAGTGCGATGGTAAGAGAGTGGCGATGgcattatattaaacagttCCTCAGAACATTCCCCATTGTACAGACGATAAAAACACAGAGGGAGCTCACATCCCTTCGGAGGTTTAAGGGTTCTAGATCGTCTGTGAGCATCGGATCGCTGACAATACGAACAGCCCAACGTTGCATGGAGTCTAGTGGAAGAAGTTGGTGCTGTGGGGTACCGGATCAGAGGTGAGAACAATACTCCATGTGGGGACAAATCTGTGCTTTGTATAACAAAAGCAAGGGTCCCGGTTTCAAGTATTGCCTGGCTCTACTTGATACTCCTACTTTTTAGGGGTCAGCTTAGTCTTATCCTCCAAATGTCTCCGGAATTGAACGTCGTTCACTATATCAATCCCAAGGATCTCAATATTATGGTTGATCCTAAGGCGAATATCCTGGAATGTTGAATCTAGAGTAAATGGGGGGGTCTTTTTAGTGGTAAAGTTCAAAGTCCATTTTGCGTTAAAGTTACTCGTCTATTTGTCCCATAAATACTTAATGCTAATTTTAGACTCTTGTCGTTTTCTCATGACTGCCATTTTCGGAACTGGACCAAATTGAAGTGCAATCGCACGGTAGGCAccagctttcaaataaaaaaaatcattaaaatcgcTTCGCCCAGTTTCGTCTGCTATGTTCCACGGTTATGAggaaacaaacataaaaaatacaaatgaattaaGAGCCTCCtcctttttgaagtcggttaaaaaagTCAGCACTCAACAATATAAAGCTTCATTTCTCAATAAAGTCTCATCAAgaactgaattaaaaaaaaaatgccaagTTTATGTCAATCCGCGTAAGTAAATGGCAAAAATGATCACTCTAATGGTGCTTCTCAAGTAGACATGCTCAAAagcaaatataattacagACTCAATATCTACCCCCTAGATATTAGATATCACAATGAAATCATCTAAATTCtaaaagaaactaaaaatTCCAGAGAGGTATTCGATTTAGGACGTAATTAATTTTGCCTTCACTCCACTACCAGCTGTAATACAACATTTGATAGAGAgaccataaaaaaatttattcatttttaacacCTAATAAACATGATcagttatttcattatattcattataagtacacgtaaatatatatacaatcttacgtaaatacattttaatagtacAATTTAGTTAATGTATTTGTCGTGTTTCAGATCTGAATTCTGTGAGGCCACAAGAAATTGCCTCCGAGATGTTAATCTCCGGGGACATTGCTCTGCGGCTGTTTCACGATACACGACTTTGATTACAGTTACTTCGACGCTAAAAACGTTGAGTAACTGATATGTTACTAtacaaaaagaatataataataaatatatatgtatataaacgaGAAGAGCAATATATGTTGTTGTTCGTTTTATTTgagaataagatattttttacaccCAGTAAGATCTCATGATAGTGATATCACTTCAgcttcttattaatttatcttaagtTCACCAAAAACtttctcttttttatttcttacatatcgtttgaaaattaagttaactataaaaatcaaatgacATCCAAGTCAGTTTacgtaaacattattattttgtgctTACACTA is part of the Danaus plexippus chromosome 2, MEX_DaPlex, whole genome shotgun sequence genome and harbors:
- the LOC133319262 gene encoding uncharacterized protein LOC133319262, whose protein sequence is MWVKSDPTGSSAMVREWRWHYIKQFLRTFPIVQTIKTQRELTSLRRFKGSRSSVSIGSLTIRTAQRCMESSGRSWCCGVPDQRSEFCEATRNCLRDVNLRGHCSAAVSRYTTLITVTSTLKTLSN